Proteins encoded within one genomic window of Tolypothrix bouteillei VB521301:
- the rpsU gene encoding 30S ribosomal protein S21, protein MTQVILGETEGIDSALRRFKRQVSKAGILPDLRKKRHFETPIEKRRRKAEALRNQRRRRHRYQSSSKET, encoded by the coding sequence ATGACTCAAGTCATCTTGGGAGAAACGGAAGGGATCGATTCAGCCCTACGTCGTTTTAAACGGCAAGTTTCTAAAGCAGGAATTTTGCCGGATTTACGCAAAAAGAGACATTTTGAAACACCTATCGAAAAGCGGAGACGCAAAGCTGAAGCTTTACGCAATCAACGCCGTCGGCGTCATCGCTACCAATCTA
- a CDS encoding RNA recognition motif domain-containing protein: MSIYVGNLSYEVTPDDLREVFAEYGTVKDVQIPTDRETGRRRGFGFVEMSSEAEETAAIEGLDGAEWMGRDLKVNKARPREDKKPFGGNRNNFRNRY, from the coding sequence ATGTCAATTTATGTAGGCAACCTTTCCTACGAAGTTACACCAGATGACTTGAGAGAGGTGTTTGCAGAATACGGAACAGTCAAAGACGTTCAGATTCCTACCGATCGCGAAACCGGTCGGCGACGTGGCTTTGGTTTTGTAGAAATGTCAAGCGAAGCTGAAGAAACAGCAGCCATCGAAGGTCTAGACGGCGCTGAATGGATGGGACGTGACCTGAAAGTTAATAAAGCTCGACCACGTGAAGATAAGAAACCTTTCGGTGGTAACCGGAACAACTTCCGCAACCGTTATTAA